The genomic window GGACATTGGAGAGCACTTGGAAATACTTAACAGGAGACACTGATTCTCAGTGTCAGACTGAGCCAGTCCCAATTCGTTCCCTACCCTTTCACCTTGAAGTTAACCCTTCGATGTTTGCAGATTTTACAGGCCAGAATACGTATacggtgtgtatacagtatggtgCAGGTTTTCCATTAACCAGTAATAGCCAACTTTTGACCCCAACTAAAATAATAGAAGACGATAAATTAAATTGGCACCGGCCAAcataaagaagaaaaaaatcccaTTGAGAATTAATGCTTTTTTTAGCCTAATCACTGATGGAAATATCAGTCTATGTACATTAATTTGACTGGTCATTTTTATTAGTTGATAGCTTAATTTGCATAATCTATTTATCACGTGTAGGACCTACAGCATACAGAGCCTTTGAGTGGAAAATCTGTCAGACAGCGCAAGAGCTGCTGCATCCTGTGGCGCTATTAAGACAACTAGGAACTCGGGGAGGGGGGGGAATAGGTCAAATCAAGACATTAATGATCTTCttcccgagttggatgaccggtCAAACCGATTTTGCCCAGTTGGAGCTCTTTTTCCCCAGTGGTCATGAGTCAGAGCTCAGAGTTGTTTTGAACACAGACTCAAACGGAAACAGAAGGCAGGGAGGCTTCATCAGCTTGgcacacaccactttgcaatgaactggaggcagtatgcattttgaaaacatatacttaattgtttgaaacttGAATGTTTTGATACATACTATGAGGCAATATATTACCCTGCTTCAAAATGTAATCTCTGTGACAAGAAACTGCTCACATCTGCAGTTCCCTTTTGAAAACAGTGTTTTCCCACTAATTGCATTATGGAACAAACATTCGCACgtagcctactgccttgtgcgCATTGTCAGAATGATTGCTTTTTAaggtttattttttttaaacactttttaggccaaaaaaaaatatgaatttcAGATCTATCGTCCCCCAACTGTCCATAGTCTGAGAAAGAAATAGCCTATTCCAAACAATAAGCTGTTAATtgtcttgttggctgaggaaaagtaaatgtggacagttattctaacatGTTTAAATCAGAATTCGGTAAGAAGGACCGCACATTGTTGCATTCTCGACTTGCACGTTCTATGAATTACCTTATTCTAAATATGATTTGTCATTCTGAGCACAGCGGCTGGACGCTGCAATCAGGTTACGCACCCAATGCACATGGGTCTGGTACATTTCTAAAATGTTCGGTAAATTCAAATTTTGCAGGTCAAATGTCCGACGCCACATTTTTCTAATGAAAAACCTGATATGGCGCTTCCACCACATCATCTTAAATGATACAGATCTGCAAACATTGAAGGGTTAAGGTCAAGGAGAAGATAGCGAAGTTGTACCGACTGACAGTGAGACGTGGTTATATTCCATGGAGGGGACTATTCCAGGAGTAAATTCTGCAATTGTAATTTTGTTACCGTCCCCGCAGCTGAACGGGTCTTGTCTGTGTCATCGTGTTGGGGCCtctctgtacgtctgtctgtctgtacggcCTCCTCTGGCCTTGCGTCTGTCTGAATTGGGCAGATTGGATAAAAGGCCACGATTGGTTGTTGAAGGGCCGCGGTTGGTTGTTGAAGGGCCGCGGTTGGTTGTTGAAGGGCCGCGGTTGGTTGTTGAAGGGCCGCGGTTGGTTGTTGAAGGGCCGTGACTTCTAAGAGGGAAAACGTAAATAGAGATGGTGAGCAGAGGAGCGAGGGCTCCTTTGGAAACTAactcactcctcctcttcctcctcctcttcgatCCCAACAAGGGTtgtttgtgttcattaggcatgAAACAGGAAAACGGTCCAAAACTGAGTGTAACATTTTGCCCTAATGAACATGTCCCAGATGTACGAGCCCTTAGTACCTGGTTGACAGTCGGTCGGTTGAGTGGACTGATTCCTTTCTGTACGGCTGCCGTCCTCCGGGCCGCCAGTCCAGTGATAACCCCTTGACCCCGGCTTTGACCAACCAGAGGGGGAATCTTCCGGCCTCTTCCAACACCCACTCTCGTTACCCCCCTTCTTGCTACACCACCTCCTGGAAATGACATGTGGACAATCTAAATGTGATGTATTGAACAGGTTCATTGGTATTATAAGTGGAGCTAAAGTCTGCCATTTCAAATATCACAGAAATTACTGTATGAAGTTATTCAACAATAGAAAACTAGCTGCATTAATGAGCACCACAAACAAAGCTACTGTACACACCTCTTTGGGTCTGTCCTCCAGCTCTCGCTCCAACTGGTTTCCCTTGTACAAAGCCCTTTCCTTTCTGTAATGGCCTGCGGTTCCCCGGGCCTGGCCTCCGTGCTTGTTGCTCTTTCTTGTTCAGACGAATGATATCATCTAGGGAAATAAGATGAACAAAACAATATTATAAATTGACTCGTCAAGTGAGCTCTTTTTCTAGTCAATGTAAAATCTAAATGCCAAGCATATGAATGAAAGTTTGTCTGACTCCTGGAAGTCTGAACTGACTTTGTACATTATAGCTAACTGTAGCTACATTCATTACTCACACTGACGTTTGGATGGGCCAAATATATACATATAGCTTAATGTTCAACTTACAAGACCTACAAAATAGTAACTAGTTAACGTTactgtagctaacgttagctggcttgGTCGCATTGAATGAACGCAGCTAGCTAACAAAGTTGCCAGAGCAGTAAGAGCTTTTAGACTTTGAAATAGACCGTGgaatgtatatacatatatttagTTATATAACAATGTATATTATGACCTTATAACcgattagctggctagctactttACATGCGAACATTAGCTATGGCTAGTTACAACCAACCAAACCCGAGCTACTGGTAACCACCACATCAAGTGTCGCGAGCGGCCTTACCTAAAGACATGTCAACCTTATCAGGTCCCTCAGAAGTGCTCCCCCGTACAGCCGAAAAACCAACGTTATTCATACTGTAATAATCTGGAGAATGTTATGGATAAAATTACAAACTGCGCTTAAACTGCAAActatagcaagctagctagcctaGCTATCTACGTGAAATTCAACTCCCTCTGCAAACGTCGAATACACGCGCACTAGACACGAATGGCATTTTGGGATGTGTAGTTTAGATGCCAGTAGACCCAATAAACCTTCTGAACAGAAAGaacacacaatgtatatatatatagttgtgtaaagtacttaagtaaaaaaactTGAAAGTAAGTCAAAAGTCaattttgggggtatctgtacttaacAATTTATATTTCTGACAACTTTTCTTTTACTCcacaacattcctaaagaaaataatgtactttctactccatacattttccctgacacccaaaagtacacgttacattttgaatgcttggcaggacaggaaaattgtctaattcacgcACTTCAAGACAAAATCCCTGGTCAACCCTACTGCATccgatctggcggactcactaagcaCAAATGCCCCTTGCTAgccgtaaataaaataaaaaacaagaacattatTCTGTCTGGTTTGCTTGAAATAAGGAATTTCAAATTATTTataattttacttttgatacttaagtatatttaaaaccaggattttactgggtgactttcactaaGTATGAAAattggtactttttccaccactgtgtgtatgtatatatatatatatatacagttgaagtcagaagtttacatataccttagccaaatacatttaaactcagtttttcacaattcctgacatttaaataccagtaaatattccctgttttaagtcaattaacaggtgtgccttgctaaatgttaatttgttgaatttctttccttcttaatgcgtttgagccaatcggttgtgttgtgacaaagtagaggtggtatacagaagatagtcttttaccaaatagggctaagtccacactatggcaagaacagttcaaataagcaaagaaaaacgacagttcataattactttaagacaagaaggtcagttaattcggaaaatttaaagaactttgaacatttcttcaagtgctgtcgcaaaaaacatgaagaccaccacaggaaaggaagacccagagttgcctctgctgcatggaaatgtgaaaggaatgtatggaaatgtgaaaggaatgtagtagaatataacacagtagatctggtcaaagttaatacaaagaaaaaaaacagatgttcttttgtattttttttgtaccatcatctttgaaatgcaagagaaagagcataatgtattattccaacccaggtgcaatttagattttggccaatagatggcatcagtgtatgtgcaacgttttagactctTCCAATGAACAATTTAATTTATTTTCAACATTTTGCCTCaatactgcccaaatgtgcctaatttgtttattaataacttttcctgttcaaaattgtgcactctcctcaaacagtagcatggtattttttcactgtaatagctactgtaaattggacagtgcagttagattaacaagaatttaagctttctgacaatatcagatatgtcctgggaaatgttcttgttacttacaacctcatgctaatcgcattagcctactttaACTCAACCGTCcctggaagggacaccgatccagAAGACGTTTTAATTAACGCATTTTCTTTTTAGCTTGACCCCTTGAACCATCCATAGTTCAAATTCAAGTCTGGCAGCCACTTTACTAGATAGCAACTTCTATGACTGAATGATGGAGAATGCTAGTAAGGCAAATTCAATTTCAAATCACTCATAGATGGCTCTCTGGATAAAACCAAAGTAATTTGCATCCACTGCAAGGCTTCATTTGTTTATCACCGAAGTACATCGAGTCTTTGTTATCATTTACATCTTTGTTATCCTTTACAAGCGAAACTGTCACGCCTTCTCCCGCTCTTCCCCCCTGGCACTCGAGGGCATCAGGCTGCTCTGCATCAtccactcctgccaccatcattgcacacacctgccttccctcgtcacacGCATCAGCAATTTATTGGACTCAATCACCtatttattacctcccctatatttgtcaatTCCCCGGCTCTGTTCCCCGCTGCTGCATTAATTGACCGAGGTCTGTGTATTACCCGGTTCTGACACTGTTCTTGTCTTGTTTTCGTGTCTGTTACAATTAAatgttgactccccgtacctgcttctcttctCCAGCATCGGTCCTTACAGAAACATACTGTTGACACCTGCAACACTAGTAACGTTACTAGTAGTAATGGAGGACATCTTCGGCAGGCTTGGGTGCACGCAGGAGGCCTATGGGCAAGTTGACTAGCAGCAAGCTAACACAAGCAACAGCCATGTGGATAGCTACAGCTTGGAGGCATGTCCGCATTTTGGAGGACAAAGGCTTGAGGGATATCATTCGGATAGCATCGAATGACTCAACATATGAGTTACCTTCACGTGTCACAGTCATTACAAGAATACAGGAGCTGTATAAAAGTGAGAAGGCTACAAAAGCAGAGGAATTGAAACATACAACTGGCTGTTGCTCTCACGGGAGACCCCTGGACTTTGGTCAGTAACAACTACATTGGGGTTACTaccagtgatggaaaaagtatccaattgtcatacttgagtaaaagtaaagagaCCTTAATAGAaatttactcaagtaaaagtgagtcccccagtaaaatattactggAGTAAAAGTGTTTGGGTTTTTACAAATACTTAAGTATCAATAGTAAAAgtgtaaatcatttcaaattctttatataaagcaaaccagacagcataactgtcttttattttatttacggcTAGCCAGGGGAATGTTCCAGCACTCATACAACATTAACCTACGAAGCATGTTTTTAGTGAATCGCCAGATCAggggcaatagggatgaccagggatgttctcttgatgtgtgaattaagtgtgtgaattaggcaATGTTCCAGTCCTGCTaagaattcaaaatgtaacaagtactctTGGGTGtcggggaaaatgtatggagtaaaaaatacataaatttctttaggaatgtagtgaagtaaaattacagataccccccccaaaaaatacttaagtagtactttcaattAATTTTACTTTGCACCACTGGTTACTGTCCACCACATTAATTAAAACTGGAAACTGCATTCACACGCTCTACCCATAATGAAGACAGTAGAGGTACTATGCTGAAACGTGCGCTGAGTATTTCAACGGATCTAGCATATCAGTGGAACGTTGAAAGCAAA from Oncorhynchus masou masou isolate Uvic2021 chromosome 3, UVic_Omas_1.1, whole genome shotgun sequence includes these protein-coding regions:
- the LOC135517130 gene encoding UAP56-interacting factor-like isoform X2; this translates as MNNVGFSAVRGSTSEGPDKVDMSLDDIIRLNKKEQQARRPGPGNRRPLQKGKGFVQGKPVGARAGGQTQRGGGVARRGVTRVGVGRGRKIPPLVGQSRGQGVITGLAARRTAAVQKGISPLNRPTVNQKSRPFNNQPRPFNNQPRPFNNQPRPFNNQPRPFNNQSWPFIQSAQFRQTQGQRRPYRQTDVQRGPNTMTQTRPVQLRGRPLPPVHQTQREARQATFLFHRGLKVHAQVQKPAPTSLPPTPVRSRQWRTSTNSSGILTVSIDNPTATMTQPEPPSAWSLHPSAPISPAPVKVEEEKKPVPPKGVPLQFDINSVGKQTALTLNERFRILKDQRIATAQTSKGSRFVTVG
- the LOC135517130 gene encoding UAP56-interacting factor-like isoform X1, which gives rise to MNNVGFSAVRGSTSEGPDKVDMSLDDIIRLNKKEQQARRPGPGNRRPLQKGKGFVQGKPVGARAGGQTQRGGGVARRGVTRVGVGRGRKIPPLVGQSRGQGVITGLAARRTAAVQKGISPLNRPTVNQKSRPFNNQPRPFNNQPRPFNNQPRPFNNQPRPFNNQSWPFIQSAQFRQTQGQRRPYRQTDVQRGPNTMTQTRPVQLRGRPLPPVHQTQREARQATFLFHRGLKVHAQVQKPAPTSLPPTPVRSRQWRTSTNSSGILTVSIDNPTATMTQPEPPSAWSLHPSAPISPAPVKVEEEKKPVPPKGVPLQFDINSVGKQQTALTLNERFRILKDQRIATAQTSKGSRFVTVG